The Humulus lupulus chromosome 7, drHumLupu1.1, whole genome shotgun sequence region AGTGGAACACAATCATGTGTAAACGTGTTGTTTTTGGTCATTCATATAACTTCAAATATGGAATTACACATATTCTTTTTGTTGGCATCTATGTAACTAAGCAAAGTTCCCTCGCCAGTAGTTGCAATTCTAGGAAATTACCTGAGGCAGGAGTCCTTGAATGCCCAACAGCTCCCTCCGAAAATGAGGACTTTTGGGATGTATGCCTTTGAGAATGTTCTAATGGACTTCCTTCCTCTGAAACATATGCTGATTCAAATTTAGATTCAGATCCATCATTCCTGCTGACCCCATCAGAAAACCAACTCATTGAAGTCTCTTCTCCAGCAACCTGTCCTCTATGATCCCATCGAAAGCTCCATGTTGGGGAACATCGAATGTTCCGATGCAAAATTTCACTAGTCTACCCATTTGTTATAGTCTTCTCCTTAATAGCCACACAACAAGCCGCCCCCATGCTCAAAAATTGACACCACAATTAAACTTCTAATCATAAAACCTCACCTCTTGCTCCACGCTCTCTCACCCCAAAAGCAGTTCCTctgaaaaattgcaataaaaaaaACGAACAGAACCCATCAATTTAAATGACCAGCAGACCAGCAGTAGGTTCTCAAATTCCCGTAATCACCACAATAAACAATGATTTGAACACAAAATAAACCTAATTGCTCAAGATAAAATATTCCCAATATAAAATGAGTCACGGGTCTCAAATCCTTTCCTGCAACAAAAAGGGTTATCAGTAAACAACACTAAGAATCATCATCACCAACCCATCACAAGATCTAACAAAGATTCACTCcccaaaattatcatttatacatatatatatataaagacgtGAAAAGATTGGTACAAACCTGGCCTATAGTAGTAGAAGTCGAGCGGTGAGCAGTGGAAATCCCAGATTCTGGCTCCATAGCCTTGTTTATCTCTCAATCTCGTTCTCGTTCTCTCAATCTAAGAACGATGAGACCACTGGCTCGAAGGCACGTAGAGGTGGGCTCGCACCTGGGGTCACTTGGTTCGGGGGTTGGGTTCACGGGTGCCTGAGATTTGGAGCTTGGCTCGGAGAAAAATGGGTGTGAGGATGGTGGTTAGGTGGTCAGAGCTGTGGATGATGGTGGTTAAGGGAGTGCGGCTAGGGCGAAGGGAATAGAGAGACGAGAAGGAGAGGGGGAAAAAGGCATGAGAATTGGGTCTCTATCGGGTCTAAAAAATTTTgaggtaaaaaatgaaaaaaatctaAGTGGCGCCCTTTTTAATTACCGCCTTTTTTTCACAAATGTCCATTATACTCTAGCATAActcttttttattagtattatattaatgtgttatgGAAATAGGCATTTTGGTGTAGTGGTATCTTTTCATCTATGAGGGCTGCCACAGGAAGGCAGTTGAAACAGCCTGTGAATATTCTCCAGAGTCTGACATTGAATCTTCTCTTGCACTCATCATAAAACCCGTATATGCGGTTTATTGAGGCGCATTCATGGTTGCCTCTAAGGAGGAAAAAGTTGTCAGGGTATTTGATTTTGTATGCTAGAAGAAGGCATATTGTTTCCAGGCTTTGCTTTCCTCTGTCTACATAATCCCCCAATAATAAGTAGTTTGAACGAGGTGGTAATCCGCCATACTCGAAAAGCCTTAGAAGATCAGAATATTGCCCATGAATATCACCTGGATCACAATGAAAGAATCGTGTTTGAACAATTATTGTGGTGAAAATTCATCTCTTAAAGCAGTTCTTCTCAGTAAGTGGCTCTTGGTTTTTCACTTGAAAATAAACATGGATTttgcatatatatatagacacacaTTTACAGAAAGAAAATGTCAATTAAGTTAATCTATTGTCCAAGAATGTCACCTGAATCACAAAGAAAAGTGTTTGAAGTTTGAAATTCTTGAAAAGTCATCTCTTAAAGCAGTTTTTCTCAATAAGTTTCTCTTGGTTTTGCACTTGAAAAAACAACATCAATTATGCATACATATACACACATTTACATGTTGAGCATTGTAATGATCCATGAAGATCTAATCCATATATAGATGATAattcctatatatatttatataacaagTTCTTTCCATAAACCAGACCCTCTACTGCTATAAGCATCAAACTTTGAAGATTAGTCAAGGTAATCTACTGTCATCCATGCTCAATTATCTATACTTAAACAGGTTTACGCATTAATGGGAATACACCCGAATTGAATAGAATCTCTACTAATcctttaattataatttaaaataaagccTAATTGGCTCAAAATTATTAGCCCAATCGTATAAAAACAGAACACATATAGCCTATTTTCTATCCAACTACTTAAGTTCATATGAAGAAAAATTGGACCTAAAAGACACCGCATAACTTAAAAAAATTCCAACATAAACCAAAACACATAACACCAAAAATACAATATTGTATTTTATGGTCAACAGATATCATTGAATGCTAGTAATAATTAATTCATTAAGTAATACATGTTATTGGCTTGATCTAATTAGACTATCCTCACGAAACGAAATTAAAAATCTAATGGCAATGTAAGTTAAATAGTGATATGaattagtcttatttaatttttactataaatttattattaaatattttatttgtttattatggcTTTTGATTACTACAATACCTCCAAACAAGCCCACCTTCatcttattatatataaattccCCTCTCACTTCATATTGTCAGCATCATCTTCATCAATTCCAACCTTCATTTCTATATATCAAACTATATAGTGCTAGTGTAAACCGGTGACCATATTTATAGTTCTTGAAACATGGGTAGCCTTGACTTGACCTCGAGCGATGATTCTTCTTCAAACGATTTTAAACCCTTAGACGTAGAAGAATTTCGCAAACAAGCCCACCAAATGGTCGACTTCATAGCCGATTACTACACCAAAATTGAGTCCTACCCAGTTCTCAGCCAAGTACTACCTGGTTTTATCCGGACTCGGTTGCCCCGTATGGCTCCATCACAATCGGAACCTCTCGAAGCCATTTACAAAGACATTAACAGTATCATAATCCCAGGCATGACCCACTGGCTCAGCCCTAACTTCTTTGCATTTTTTCCAGCTACCGTCAGCACCGCTTCCTTCCTCGGTGAAATGCTCTGCACTGGTTTTAACGCCGTCGGCTTCAACTGGTTGGCATCTCCTGCCATGACGGAGCTCGAAATGGTCGTCATGAACTGGCTCGCCAACATGCTCCAACTCCCAGATACCTTCTTCTTTTCCGAAAGCGGAAATGGTGGCGGCATCATACAGAACACAACGAGCGAAGCGATCCTCGTGACCCTCATTGCGGCACGTGACCAAGCGCTCGAGAGAATCGGTGTCGACGACATGCGAAACCTCGTCGTCTACAGCTCCGACCAGACCCATTCGATGTTCGCGAAGTCCTCCAAGCTTGCGGGAATACTCCCCTCCAACATAAGAACAATCCCCACGAATCTAGCTGGAAGTTTCTCCCTGTGCCCGGAGAAGCTCCGGCGGATGGTACAGGATGACGTAGCAAAAGGGTTGGTCCCTCTGTATCTGTGCGCGACGGTAGGGACGACTTCAACGACTGCAGTTGATCCCGTGGAGATTCTAGCTGACGTGGCGACGGATTACGGGATGTGGTTCCACGTGGATGCTGCGTACGGAGGGAGTGCGTGCATTTGTCCCGAGTTCAGACACTACTTGAATGGAATCGAGCGAGTTGATTCACTGAGTATGAGCCCACATAAGTGGCTACTCAGTTGCCTGGACTGTTGTTGCTTGTGGGTTAAGAGGTCTGATGTGTTGGTGAAAGCTTTGAGTACGAATCCCGAGTACTTAAGAAACAAACTCAGCGAGTCAGATTCGGTGGTGGACTACAAAGATTGGCAAGTGGGGACGGGTCGAAGGTTCAAGTCAATCCGGTTATGGCTGGTGCTGCGCTGCTACGGCGTTGAAAATCTTCAGAACCATATTAGGTCCGATATTAGGATGGCCCAACAGTTTGAATGGCTGGTAAGGTCCGACCCGAGATTCGAAATCGTAGTGCCTAGACGTTTTGCGTTGGTGTGCTTCCGGTTAAACCCGAATCCGCGAGATGAGTTGGGTGATACCGAGTTGTTGAACCGAAAGCTACTCGATTGGCTCAACTCGACGGGAATGCTTTATATGACGCACACAAGAGTCGGTGAGGTATACATGTTGAGGTTTGCTGTGGGGGCTACGCTTACAGAAGAGTGCCACGTCATTGCCGCGTGGAAGCTGATCAAAGATGGAGCCGATGAACTTCTTAACTCTTAAAACTGAAATAAAGGGAGGAAAaacacattttatttttatttctgtttGATGTAAGGTAGTCTATATTATTGGGTCGTTATTGGCGTTGACTTTATTGCTTTGAGCTAAATAAGGAATAAGTTCCAAAATGTTATGTTGTTAGAGCATATTGCTTTGAGCTAAATAAGGAATAAGTTCCAAAATGTTATGTTGTTAGAGCATTTACTTCGATGTAGTGCTATCAGTGTAATAAGTTTCGCCCGATAATAGTGTCCATTAGAATACAGATCCGATTCTtctatctcaacaagcccatatctgacactgtataatctagGGGTGAGCAAcggttggtttgggcggttttttcacaatAAAAAATCCAGAATTTggttttcggtccggattggtgcaatccaaaaaccgaccgaaccaaacccgtttaaaaaaaaacagaccgttttggaccgcagtttggtcggttaaaccgaccaaaccgaattgattttttttttttttagttttagttaaaaaattaaaaattttggattgttggaatccatttttgtgtgtttttaaaacataaatatatagaacataattacatttacaaattttaaagtttgaaacataattaaaattccATAAGAGCATAACATAATCTCAAATCACAACACATCATCAAAAGTCTAATACTCCAATATCTATTAGTTCAATCCAAGACACAAcccaattaaaatttaaaaccaaaagacTACAACCACAAATCTCAACACATGATTAAAGTTTAAACTTAAAGTCCATAGTCCATAGTCCATTACAACACAAATTAAATCTAAGTCTAATCGACTACAACAACACAAATCAAGTTCAAATTTCAAAAGAATAGATAGAAAACAAAGTCCAATCCAAAATCCAGCATTCATTCATTTCATGGCCTGCATCAAGCAACCATGACCACCTGCTCCTAagacaaaagaaagaataaaattatACTGTATATATAACACATGCTACATGGTACTTTTTAGAGAAATAAAGCTACTAAACTACAATCTTAGAATTCAACTAGTTACCTTGAGATTTCAATTGTTCTTATCGGTCCCACTCCCAGACCCACTGCCAAGATTCTCTGGTACATAGGTAATACACGAGCCATTACCTGAaaaatattcaattaatacaaataagctataatatatatatataatatttcaattAGAATAAGctattaagtaaataaataccTGGAAAAACTTGTTCACATGCCTCTAAACCATCAATCTCATCCATGTATTGTCGAAGCACAACAGGCTCTTCAGACTCACAAGTATACCAATTTTTAGAACAAATCAAAGCCTCCACCATCCTCGGGGATAAGGAACTCCTAAATGAATCTAAGATTCTTCCCCCAGTAGAAAAAGCTGATTCAGATGCTACTGTAGACATCTGGACAGCCAATACATCTTTTGCCATGCGCGCAATTATTGGATACTTGAATCCATTCTGTTTCCACCATCGTAGAATATCAAAGGTAGGATCAAGTTTCTCACGACGATCACTCAAGTAGTATTCAAGATCATCTTCTTCAATATCATCACTAAGTTGTAATTGCCCTTGAAGAAATGATTCTGTAGTGGAATTGATAACAGGCTGAGATGGCTGAGACTGAGATTGAGATGGTTGAGCTTGAGATGACTgagatggttgttgttgtttatAAAAAGCATATAGCTGTGCCAAAGTATTTGTCACCAACTTTATCATTTTTTCAGCCTCACGTGAAGTGTACACAAATTTAAAACCACGATTCACAACCTCTAATTTATACCTTGGATCAAGGATATTGGCAATAAATGTCAACATATTCAGCTTCTCAATCCTTCCCCAGTACTTGTCATACTTTCGTTTCATACTAACTGCCATAGCCCCTAACAAAGTATCAGGATTAGAAGCCATAGTAGTTAAATCAGCTTGAACCTTCAAAATATCTGGAAGGAATAGATTGGATGTGACATATAATGACCCACTAAATCGATTAGTAAGATCATAGAATCTCCTCAAAAAGTCGACAAATACAACTGCTTTTTCCCAGTCTAGGTTGGTTGGTGGGCCATCcattctttcttcatcaaagtactTTGTGTAGTTCGCATCTGCTTCCAAATTCTCAAAAGCCTTCTTGAATTTAATAGCAGATTCTAACATCAAGTAAGTGGAGTTCCACCTAGTAACCACATCCAAGTATAACAAGGCTTTTGATTCAATGTTTGCATCCTTGCAACTTTCTTTAAATCTTTTCAGTCTAGCTGAAGATGACCGTACATATCTCACCGCATTTCGAATGCTTGAAATTGCATCATTCAACTCTTTCAACCCATCAGTTACTATCAAATTCAaaatacactacaacaaaattgacatttaatgactctctataatgacttacaccattggtgtaagtcattaaaagtattcagtgatatttaaagtctagaggtgtaagtcattaaaagtttttgtTGATGACTAACTATGTAAGTCATcaaaagtggtgggagacgttatacttaaaaatatgatataattttttaattttttttaaatatcagaaATTGGGCCGAATATAAATAAGGGAAGACTTTTAACGTCTCCCGTGGGAAGACGTGCCTAGCCTCTaatgtctcccctgggaagacatcGGACGTCTCCCAAGGGGAGACATTAGAGGctaggcacgtcttcccaggggagacgttaaaaGTCTTCCCTTCTATATTACTTagccctttttcttcttcttccccgagaGCATACGCACGAAACAGAGAGGCGGAGAGGAGGCGTTTTCAGGCGATTTTTCGGGTTCTCTTTGACGATTTTGGCCAATTTTAGGCCATAAAACCCCATTTGAGGTATGATTTTATcatttataagtgttgtataatagttaggataatttttatgcttattttctctaaatattaaaggattgatattgagattttagggtttatgatagttgcggttttgggtgatttttggctcatcaaagtggatttaaagcatatttgaggtatgatttcaagattaaacaatgtattgTAGTTATAATGATTGAAAAAAATTGTTtttgtgcttttttttttatagtttttgtgggttttattagaaatattagtttaaagtatgaaaaatattttttatgtatatttgagatattacattgtttaattttaaCATGTTACCACCTTATTTACTATTTATtccgaaaattatatatttttaattaatttttaatgtttgttaagtatatatatgtaaatatgttttgctaaaatgtatttaataactttgtctaaaataaaaaaaaaaattaattttacatactaaataataattcaagttaatatgtttataaaaaattttaatttatattattatttaattagaaaattatatatatttgtaatctttattaacatttaagtaggttatttatatatagttatattttttttattgatttactaatattttattatttaattaataacataGTGCGCGGATTgcaaaagtgaagtaaatttgctagcaaggactattaattgcaagaggtaattacattatcttatttcttgttttagtattattaaacttttgttagaagagtttgaatatcttaaatattcatccatagtgaagtaggttctgagattaaaattgtgtgttgcagtgataacagaaggttgagaattgtgtgttttagtgaagtaggttctggaaaatatgtttatgtgctgcggagctataaggaagaaacttattgtgtgttgtttgatttgtttggcttattgttcacagatggttagatcactattatagggtgaatgctgctcgattttgtctagaattatgtattctattattatatttgtattgtgttgtgcttatttgattagattgacagatgcttaggttactaatataagggtaaatgctgtccaattttttgtatgcttatatagttttattgtttaatttttcatatacATAGGAAAAGATATGGATAGACCtagacgttacttgaagaaagaggtatgtatatatataaatttataaaaagtttacggtttatttattattaaagtagatataatcaaataataataattaaataatatattgtactttatattttttatagCTGAACACTCCGCCATATATACGAGCACAGATTAATAAAATGCGACAACAGCGGGCGAACGATATGGTGCCGAtagttcaaagtcatcgtcccaaaaaataggtttttattatttattttttctatcttactatatgtctagctagctactgtaatatttgttaattttgtatgtttaacaacaaatattacaattttgtatatttagctagcaaaaacatattagatacacatttcagttttattaatgaaaattcaaattttaaatttgcatataatttagattttttaattaatatatttaattctatttaaaaaaaattaatatatttaattctattaattaatatactgaaaataattatttaatttaaaaaaaaaacaaaaaccaatgatgactcgttatatgagtcattgaatgtctacaaagtctccccatgggagacgtcataggtacctacaacgtctcccatggggagactttgtagacatccaacgtctctccctgggagacgtcatagggtgtacgtgtacaacctatgacgtctcccagggggagacgttggatgtctacaaagtctccccatgtgagacgttgtaggtacctatgacgtctcccatggggagactttgtagacattcaacgtctccccctgggagacgtcatagggccactttagatggctcctgcaacaacgtctcccctagggggagacattaaatgtctacaatgtctcccccatatgGCCATTAAATGccaattttgttgtagtgatatgAGCTGAACACCTCATATGAAACATTTCGCCATTCAATGGAATGGTATTGTCTTTGTCCAACAAGTGCCCCTTCAATTTTCTAAGAGCAACGTCATTTGAGGAGGCATTGTCAACCGTCACTGCAAAAACTgaggagataccccactcattaaGACAATTTATCAACTCTTTCCCCACCAAGTCCCCTTTATGGCTAGGAACTTGAATAAAGTTGATAATTCTCTTCTGCATTTTCCAATTATCATCAACCCAATGTGCAGTCAAACACAAATAACTAATATTCTGGATTGATGTCCAACAATCAGTGGTCAACGACACTCTGTGCTTCACCAAAATCGACTTCAACTCTTTCTTCTGATCTAGAAACGCATTGTAAATATCTCTCGCAACAGTAAATCTTGATGGGAACTGAAATGTGGGAAAGAAATGTTTAATGAGCTTTTGAAATCCTTTTCCGTCCACATGCCTAAAGGATAACTCATCCATAATGATATATTCGGCGATCACTTTCCTAACAGCATTTTGATTAAACCTTAGCGGCAGCCCACTTGAAGCAACTTCTTCTTCATTGCAGGTTGTTGTCTTTTTAGTAAATCTATCCATAGTTGATTGTTGCTTCTTACTTTGCTCAACCCAGTCACTGAAAGGACACTTCTTACATTTTCTCTCCACATGTGCCCCTAGTGTGCTAGTCCCATTCAACTTTGTATCAGCCGCATAATCGGTGCCACAATAATTGCAAGCAGCTCTTGGCTTCTTAGGATCACAATCAGGCAACATAGTATAATGATCCCACATGCTCGATGCTTTCTTTCCAACCCTTTGCTTCTTTTCTGGTCGTTCAAcctctttctccttttctttttcattatccTCTTTCTCGGTCTCTTTGTCTTTTTCCTTATCTTGATTTTGTTGATCATTCCTCTTCTTTCGTACGTTCTCTTTTTTCCTTTCCTTCGCTTGTTCTTCTCCATCAGAACTTGACAAATTAGTTTCAGCATACTCCAACCACTCCCCCATCATCCCTTCTAAATTTTCCTCGTTTTCCATATTAACGATCTATTTACATTTATAAACACAATTTCAGCaacaaatataaaacataatatgAATGTGCCcataaaacataataaatataaaacataataacAAGACATGATGATTATGATCATTATCTAGTCAAtataaatataaaacataaaccaTCTCCATGTCTATACCTACTGTACCCTGAACACATTTGTAACTTTAACTGAACCATTGTAACTTTATAATCATTCAAGGACAAGTCtttgtatatgtatataattggcaattttatatatttttcacaaATCGTCATTTATTGAACTACATACACAATATATAAGACCGATTAgtgataaataaaataataaacagaGATTAGTAATTAATGCTTGCTTAATTGAGGAAGCAAAAGTTGATGACTTCCAATTCCATCATTATAACACTAACACTATTAATGTGCATATATATACAAGAATatcatatttaatttacaattaaatatatatatatataactatgtcATTATAATGTTTTTTTCttcgaaaaataaaatataatgctgtagttatatatatatatattataattacatATTGATGCATCTAACaactacattatatatatatatatattataattacatATTCCTTAATTCTTTATTCTGTTCTAAAATGTTGACAGCAAACCAAACCAAAGCCATAAAGAAAGTGCAAAGAAAAAACTCATCTCTCACTCACTACAAGCTGGTTGAAAGTTACTCTTAGCTAGCTATATAGCTATagctctatatatataataatactaCCGGCTATAGTTACACTACCCTTATATTGATCTCAATATATTCAACAAAACTAGCTAGCATATACAATGTTGACAACTATAagataagaaaattaaaaggCAAATTTTCACCGAAGTAAAATTAAGAAATATTACACAATTTCATTCAAACAAACTCAGCATTTGAGAAAGAACAGAAATAAGCTTCCAAAGAGCTTAGAACAAACACCTGAATCTAATTAATCCATGGAATCTGATTTTACTCTTGGGGCAAACTCTAACCCAACTTAAAATTCGAGGAAGTTGCATACGCAGACAAACACACAGAAATGACCCAATGAAATATATTCTTTTCTTTGGACTTTTGGTGCCAAACTGTTAATGGAAACTCCTACAAAGCAGTCATTTTATAGATAAACACACATACGTTATTTTGTCAGCAGAATGTTTATTTACTGAATTATATGATATAGTCATGCCTagtataaaatattttcaacatacTTCGAATTCAAAAGTTGTCTAATTTTATTTTATGGTTGACAAGCGAAACTAAATGAATAACAGAACctcatattaaaataaattattgagGTTGCAAAAATTTCAACTGAAGTTCAGAAATCATCACAGAAACAAAAGATAGGAGAAACTTAGCAAGCAACTAGTAAAATTACCCACCTAAAAGTGTGAACTGCTCAAGCAACGAGTAATCTGGTGAAACAAGGGTACACATACAGACAAATTTTTCACTCTTTCATTTCAACTAAacaattacttattttttcttcttcttctctaaatTATGCTCAGCTAAAGCAGTATATTTAAGTTTAACAACTTCAAGATTATgctcatctatatatatatatatgtcaatctGTTTTCACGAAtctataatgatatatatatatataataatacaataatgGCATACCTTCGTGAAGTGGTCGCCGGAGTGGGAAGGGAAGGCATTGTGTCCGTGAAGCAGTCGCCGGAGTGGGCTGGGCAGTGCTGCCGCCGCTGAGACGTGTTTGCTCGATCCGTTCCGTTCGCGAAACAGAGAGGAAGAGCAGAGGAGGAGATGAGGAAGAGGCTGGGCTGGGCTAGGCTGTTCCGTTCGTTTGGGCAGTCGCCGGAGGGAGGAGAGACAGAGAGGAAGGATGAGTACAGTAGGGGGGCTGAGACCTGATACGTGCGCCTGCGCCGTGCGTAGAGAAGGAAGAGATAGAGAGACTCTTCTCTGATGCCctagtaaaaataaaaaaacagattttatttattttttaattaataattatataatattatattattatatataatagtgCTCGGTCGATTTTGGTTTCGTTCGGTCGGTCCGAAAAATATttccaaaccgaccgaacagtggcagTTTGCGccgttggcggttttttcggttttcggttttttcggtttcagttttttcggtgttcggatgGTCGGTTTAtccggttttttcggtttttcagattttatgctcagccctagtaTAATCCCTAgacactccagctaggatgtcctCTTTGATCTTTGTCAATTATGGATCACCTAACAGACAATCCTTTATCATTTCTaatagcgtagactgtagcgtgatattggccaactggcgcaccagcaactctatatcagctctggtcatatcatctgccaactctctcgatatcAGTTTCGCACTGAATATCTCTCCCAGACCCTTACGGCTTAAGGCTTCTGCCACCACGTTGACATTTCCtaggtgatacaggatttcacaatcataatccttcacctaCTCCAGCCAATacctctatctcatgttcagatctttctgtgtgaaaaagtacttcagacCCTTGTGGTAAGTGTatgtctcacacttctccccacaaaggtaatgcctccatacctttaatgcaaatacAACTACTACCAACTCTAGATCATAAGTGGGGTATCTCTGATCATACTCTTTCAATAGGCGTGATGCATAGACAATCAC contains the following coding sequences:
- the LOC133789038 gene encoding tryptophan decarboxylase TDC2-like, producing MGSLDLTSSDDSSSNDFKPLDVEEFRKQAHQMVDFIADYYTKIESYPVLSQVLPGFIRTRLPRMAPSQSEPLEAIYKDINSIIIPGMTHWLSPNFFAFFPATVSTASFLGEMLCTGFNAVGFNWLASPAMTELEMVVMNWLANMLQLPDTFFFSESGNGGGIIQNTTSEAILVTLIAARDQALERIGVDDMRNLVVYSSDQTHSMFAKSSKLAGILPSNIRTIPTNLAGSFSLCPEKLRRMVQDDVAKGLVPLYLCATVGTTSTTAVDPVEILADVATDYGMWFHVDAAYGGSACICPEFRHYLNGIERVDSLSMSPHKWLLSCLDCCCLWVKRSDVLVKALSTNPEYLRNKLSESDSVVDYKDWQVGTGRRFKSIRLWLVLRCYGVENLQNHIRSDIRMAQQFEWLVRSDPRFEIVVPRRFALVCFRLNPNPRDELGDTELLNRKLLDWLNSTGMLYMTHTRVGEVYMLRFAVGATLTEECHVIAAWKLIKDGADELLNS
- the LOC133792512 gene encoding zinc finger BED domain-containing protein RICESLEEPER 2-like — translated: MGFYGLKLAKIVKENPKNRLKTPPLRLSVSCCILNLIVTDGLKELNDAISSIRNAVRYVRSSSARLKRFKESCKDANIESKALLYLDVVTRWNSTYLMLESAIKFKKAFENLEADANYTKYFDEERMDGPPTNLDWEKAVVFVDFLRRFYDLTNRFSGSLYVTSNLFLPDILKVQADLTTMASNPDTLLGAMAVSMKRKYDKYWGRIEKLNMLTFIANILDPRYKLEVVNRGFKFVYTSREAEKMIKLVTNTLAQLYAFYKQQQPSQSSQAQPSQSQSQPSQPVINSTTESFLQGQLQLSDDIEEDDLEYYLSDRREKLDPTFDILRWWKQNGFKYPIIARMAKDVLAVQMSTVASESAFSTGGRILDSFRSSLSPRMVEALICSKNWYTCESEEPVVLRQYMDEIDGLEACEQVFPGIYLLNSLF